The following proteins come from a genomic window of Ictalurus furcatus strain D&B chromosome 26, Billie_1.0, whole genome shotgun sequence:
- the gng13a gene encoding guanine nucleotide-binding protein G(I)/G(S)/G(O) subunit gamma-13a — MDELDETQLKDMVESLKQQLDFPREKTSASIPELVKWTEGKMPEDPFLNAELLKVNPWVETGKCVVI, encoded by the exons ATGGACGAGTTGGATGAGACTCAGCTGAAGGACATGGTGGAAAGTCTGAAACAGCAGCTGGATTTTCCGAGAGAGAAGACGTCCGCGTCGATCCCCGA GCTGGTGAAATGGACCGAAGGGAAAATGCCCGAGGATCCGTTCCTGAACGCCGAGCTTCTGAAGGTCAACCCGTGGGTGGAGACCGGAAAATGTGTGGTGATCTAG
- the chtf18 gene encoding chromosome transmission fidelity protein 18 homolog produces MDEYDEMYGIEDDFEQQFADELEVMAEMDCESPRIGKVSEFRNRKQTFEEALTSADSALTHPDTAAAPEREDDESLTPKAKKRKQDVAKKLHFHEDEDGGEIIPPSSPEEHQRSERTRSGFSLSLSPDRPVAAGTLSVLDISGLEVLQESPKRATTPRHALKRPPASGDFITVTDCTGNRVYLRKTHEQDQQTPDPRFFRNTQNALGLLTVPIEVLREQVSERRHRQLVEESQRLTELLNSGVDPEPLVGEVTENTEDENVKACDESSASRLWVDRFAPQHYMELLSDDFTNRCLLKWLKLWDWVVFGRERKPCPPTAESRANSTGAQNQNQRFKTKSQITEEILEAELDQYKRPKLKVALLSGPPGLGKTTLAHIIAKHAGYNVVEINASDDRSAELFQKRIDMATQMKSVLGADEKPNCLIIDEIDGAPAAAISVLLATLNRKDSREGEDSTSNPLKKKKKKESVLLRPIICICNDLYTPALRPLRQQAFLLTFPPTQQSRLTQRLAEITRQQGMKADTGSLMALCEKTDNDIRACINTLQFLHGRGRRQLDQRVVNSMSIGLKDQNKGLFSVWQEIFQLPRIKRKRIGGDPFGVSEEAGLKDGTQRLQHIVHLASSSGEHEKLTQGLYDNFLSMKLKDPSLTGVCSGLDWLCFSDLVNECVFHGQNYSLMRYLPFLPAAFHHLFAANSVPRISYPNSHYEGLTKTQHTKNAVVAMLVEIPPSIRSRVCQNNLCLDVLSLLLELICPKLRPVNPQLYSMREKQQLCELIDTMINYNLTYRQERTAEGQYTYVLEPNIEDVVRFPGLPPRRQLTYQVKQLIARETELERMRRVERAQQKRNPQTETVEEVKEVKKPQAKKQTSRNHHQRLENIVKQTVVESKPETDFFGRAVVPREKPSANSATDEDGKPSGSRIGKAVGNSDVWFRFNEGVSNAVRRNVYIRELL; encoded by the exons ATGGATGAATATGATGAGATGTACGGGATTGAGGATGATTTTGAACAACAGTTTGCAGACGAACTGGAGGTGATGGCTGAAATGGACT GCGAGTCTCCTCGTATCGGGAAGGTGTCGGAGTtcagaaacaggaaacagaCGTTTGAGGAAGCTCTGACATCCGCCGACTCGGCTTTGACTCACCCGGACACGGCTGCAGCTCCGGAGCGCGAGGACGACGAGTCGCTGA CACCTAAAGCGAAGAAGCGGAAACAGGACGTGGCCAAAAAGCTCCATTTCCACGAAGATGAAGATGGCGGTGAGATCATTCCACCGTCCTCACCTGAGGAGCATCAGAGGTCAGAGAGGACGAG gtcggggttttctctctctctctcccccgacAGACCCGTAGCCGCCGGAACGCTCAGTGTGTTGGACATCAGCGGTCTGGAAGTGCTGCAGGAATCTCCGAAGAGAGCCACAACGCCGCGTCACGCGCTGAAGCGTCCCCCGGCGAGCGGAGACTTCATCACCGTCACCGACTGTACGGGCAACCGGGTGTATCTCCGCAAGACCCACGAGCAGGACCAGCAG ACGCCGGATCCCAGATTTTTCCGAaatacccagaatgcactgggGCTGCTGACTGTTCCCATCGAGGTTCTCAGAGAGCAAGTGTCAGAAAGA CGTCATCGTCAGCTGGTGGAGGAATCGCAGAGATTAACAGAACTCCTCAACAG tggtgTAGATCCTGAACCTCTTGTGGGTGAAGTGACAGAAAACACTGAGGATGAAAACGTTAAGGCGTGTGATGAAAGCTCCGCCTCCCGGCTGTGGGTGGATCGCTTCGCTCCTCAGCATTACATGGAGCTCCTGAGTGatgat ttcacTAATCGCTGTCTGTTGAAATGGCTGAAACTTTGGGACTGGGTGGTTTtcgggagagagagaaagccttGCCCGCCCACAGCCGAGTCCAGAGCGAACAGCACCGGCGCTCAGAACCAGAACCAgcgctttaaaacaaaaagtcagATCACTGAGGAGATCCTGGAGGCGGAGCTGGACCAGTACAAACGACCCAAACTCAAG gttgcGCTCCTGTCTGGTCCTCCTGGATTAGGAAAGACGACGTTAGCGCACATCATTGCTAAACACGCCGGATATAATGTAGTCGAGATCAATGCCAG tgacgATCGCAGTGCAGAGTTGTTTCAGAAGCGTATCGACATGGCCACACAGATGAAGTCGGTCCTGGGAGCCGACGAGAAACCGAACTGTCTCATCATCGACGAAATAGACGGAGCTCCAGCA GCTGCCATCAGCGTGCTGTTAGCGACCCTGAACAGGAAGGACAGTCGAGAAGGAGAAGACTCCACCTCAAACCccttgaagaaaaagaagaagaaagagtcGGTTTTGCTTCGGCCCATCATCTGCATCTGTAACGACCT TTACACGCCAGCTCTGAGGCCTCTGAGGCAGCAAGCGTTTCTCCTCACGTTCCCTCCGACGCAGCAGTCTCGCCTCACGCAGAGGCTGGCAGAG atcaCACGTCAGCAGGGTATGAAGGCAGACACGGGTTCTCTGATGGCCTTGTGTGAGAAGACGGACAACGACATCCGTGCATGCATCAACAcgctacag tttttaCACGGGCGGGGTCGGAGACAGCTGGATCAGCGTGTGGTGAATTCTATGAGCATCGGCTTAAAGGACCAGAACAAGGGACTGTTTTCAGTGTGGCAAGAAATATTTCAGCTTCCTCGAATcaaaag GAAACGGATTGGCGGAGATCCGTTCGGAGTTTCTGAGGAGGCGGGGCTTAAAGACGGCACCCAGAGACTTCAGCACATCGTTCACCTGGCCTCGTCCAGCGGCGAGCACGAGAAACTCACACAG ggtttGTATGATAATTTCCTCAGTATGAAGCTGAAGGACCCGAGTCTGACGGGTGTGTGTTCAGGACTGGACTGGCTCTGTTTCTCTGATCTggtgaacgagtgtgtgttcCACGGACAGAATTACTCTCTCATGCGCTACCTGCCCTTCCTCCCCGCCGCGTTCCATCACCTGTTCGCCGCTAACTCCGTCCCGCGCATCAGTTACCCCAACAGCCACTACGAG GGTCTCACGAAAACCCAGCACACTAAGAATGCCGTGGTGGCCATGTTGGTGGAGATTCCTCCTTCTATACGGAGCCGTGTTTGCCAGAATAACCTGTGTTTAGATGTTCTGAGTCTTTTACTGGAGCTCATCTGCCCCAAGTTACGTCCG gttaATCCTCAGCTGTACAgtatgagagagaaacagcagctctgtgagCTCATTGATACGATGATTAACTACAACCTGACCTACAGACAGGAACGCACAGCCGAGGGCCAGTACACCTATGTCCTGGAAcc taacaTAGAGGACGTGGTGCGGTTTCCTGGTCTGCCCCCTCGGAGACAGCTGACCTATCAGGTGAAGCAGCTGATCGCCAGGGAGACGGAGCTGGAGAGGATGAGGAGGGTGGAGCGGGCGCAGCAGAAACGCAACCCTCAG ACAGAGACGGTGGAGGAGGTGAAGGAGGTAAAGAAACCCCAGGCTAAGAAGCAGACGAGCAGGAACCACCATCAGAGGCTGGAGAACATCGTGAAACAGACGGTGGTGGAGAGTAAG CCCGAGACGGATTTCTTCGGACGCGCCGTCGTGCCCAGAGAGAAGCCGTCTGCTAACTCAGCAACAG ACGAAGACGGAAAACCGAGCGGCTCGCGGATCGGGAAGGCCGTAGGAAACAGCGACGTCTGGTTCCGGTTTAACGAAGGAGTTTCGAACGCGGTGCGCAGAAACGTCTACATCAGAGAGCTGCTCTGA
- the rasd3 gene encoding RASD family member 3, giving the protein MTSSSLSVPERRTARIVFLGAAGVGKTALIARFLHDRFEPRHARTVEELHALECDLDGAARLRLEILDTSGSYAFPAMRALRIRTGDAFALVYAARDRGSLEEAQRLRDEILEIKGDAFNAITVVESKADLASRSRAECARAMRAVEDEWRAGFVSASARTGENVAAVFRELLARADLPSRVSPALRRRRQICARDCGDKKTRRKNNSCVLS; this is encoded by the coding sequence ATGACGTCATCGTCGCTATCGGTACCGGAGCGGCGCACGGCGCGGATTGTCTTCTTGGGCGCCGCCGGTGTGGGAAAGACGGCGCTGATTGCGCGCTTCCTGCATGACCGTTTCGAGCCACGGCACGCGCGCACCGTGGAGGAGCTGCACGCGCTCGAGTGCGACCTGGACGGAGCCGCGCGCCTGCGCCTGGAGATCCTGGACACGAGCGGCAGCTACGCGTTCCCGGCCATGCGCGCGCTGCGCATTCGCACCGGCGACGCCTTCGCGCTCGTGTACGCGGCGCGCGATCGCGGCTCGCTCGAGGAGGCGCAGCGCCTGCGCGACGAGATCCTCGAGATCAAGGGCGACGCGTTCAACGCCATCACCGTGGTGGAGAGCAAAGCGGACCTGGCGAGCCGCAGCCGCGCCGAGTGCGCGCGCGCCATGCGCGCCGTGGAGGACGAGTGGCGCGCGGGGTTCGTGAGCGCGTCCGCGCGAACCGGTGAGAACGTCGCCGCGGTGTTCCGAGAGCTGCTAGCGCGAGCCGACCTGCCCAGCCGCGTGAGTCCGGCGCTGCGCAGGCGCAGACAGATTTGCGCGAGGGACTGTGGCGATAAGAAAACGAGGAGGAAAAACAACAGCTGCGTTCTGTCTTAG
- the plk1 gene encoding serine/threonine-protein kinase PLK1 codes for MSAGMAKAVKPSSHVDPKSAPLKEIPDILVDPRTMKRYMRGRFLGKGGFAKCYEITDMDTKEVFAGKVVPKSLLMKPHQKEKMSTEIAIHKSLDNPHVVGFHGFFEDDDFVFVVLEICRRRSLLELHKRRKAVTEPEARYFMRQTVQGVHYLHNNRVIHRDLKLGNLFLSDDMEVKIGDFGLATKIEFDGERKKTLCGTPNYIAPEVLCKKGHSFEVDVWSLGCILYTLLVGKPPFETTCLKETYVRIKKNDYTIPRHINPVATALIRRMLHADPTLRPSVADLLADEFFTSGYVPLRLPTSCLTVPPRFSIAPSSLEAGLHRKPLSTFNKETDSPIEKIGKVEQLLKEEPRDGPEQPDCHLTDMLQQLTSLNTARPSEREFIRQEEAEDPACIPIFWISKWVDYSDKYGLGYQLCDNSVGVLFNDSTRLIMYEDGDSLQYIDRVGAESYLSVRSYPAALSKKITLLKYFRNYMSEHLLKAGANITPRDGDELTRLPYLRHWFRTKSAIVLHLSNGTVQINFFQDHTKLILCPLMGAVTYINERRDFRTYKMSLIEEHGCCNQLAARLRYGRSMVEKLLACKSTATTASAR; via the exons ATGAGCGCAGGCATGGCGAAGGCGGTGAAGCCTTCATCACACGTCGACCCCAAGTCTGCTCCTCTGAAGGAGATCCCGGACATCCTGGTGGATCCGCGGACCATGAAGCGCTACATGAGGGGACGCTTCCTGGGCAAAGGCGGCTTCGCCAAGTGCTACGAGATCACAGACATGGACACTAAGGAGGTGTTCGCGGGGAAAGTCGTGCCCAAGTCGCTGCTAATGAAACCGCACCAGAAGGAGAAGATGAGCACGGAGATCGCCATCCACAAGAGCCTGGACAACCCGCACGTCGTCGGCTTCCACGGCTTCTTCGAGGACGATGACTTCGTGTTCGTCGTGCTGGAGATCTGCAGGAGAAGG TCCCTCTTGGAGCTGCACAAGCGCAGGAAGGCCGTGACGGAGCCCGAGGCGAGATACTTCATGCGCCAGACGGTCCAGGGCGTTCACTACCTCCACAACAACAGAGTCATCCACCGTGACCTGAAACTGGGCAACCTGTTCCTGAGCGACGACATGGAGGTTAAGATTG GTGACTTCGGCTTGGCCACCAAGATCGAGTTTGACGGCGAGAGGAAGAAGACGCTGTGCGGCACGCCGAACTACATCGCCCCCGAGGTGCTGTGCAAGAAAGGCCACAGTTTTGAGGTGGACGTCTGGTCCCTGGGCTGCATTCT GTACACGCTGCTGGTGGGAAAGCCGCCGTTCGAGACGACGTGCCTGAAGGAGACGTACGTCCGCATCAAAAAGAACGATTACACCATTCCCAGG CACATTAACCCCGTGGCCACGGCGCTAATCCGGCGGATGCTGCACGCCGACCCCACGCTCCGCCCTTCCGTCGCCGACCTGCTCGCAGACGAGTTCTTCACCTCAGGTTACGTTCCTCTGAGGCTGCCGACGTCCTGCCTGACCGTACCGCCCAGGTTCTCTATCGCCCCCTCCAGCCTGGAGGCCGGCCTGCATCGCAAACCTCTCTCAACTTTTAATAAAG AAACCGACAGTCCGATTGAGAAAATAGGGAAGGTGGAGCAGCTTCTGAAAGAGGAGCCAAG GGACGGACCAGAACAGCCCGACTGCCACCTGACCGACATGCTGCAGCAGCTGACGAGCCTCAACACGGCCAGGCCATCAGAGAGAGAGTTCATACGGCAAG AGGAAGCTGAGGACCCGGCCTGCATCCCCATCTTCTGGATCAGCAAATGGGTCGATTACTCCGATAAGTATGGCCTag GGTATCAGCTGTGTGATAACAGCGTCGGCGTTTTGTTCAACGACTCCACCCGCTTGATCATGTACGAAGACGGAGACAGTCTGCAGTACATCGACCGCGTCGGGGCGGAGTCTTACCTCAGCGTGCGCTCCTACCCCGCTGCCCTCTCTAAAAAG ATCACTCTGCTGAAGTATTTCAGGAACTACATGAGCGAGCACTTGTTGAAGGCGGGTGCTAACATCACGCCGCGCGACGGAGACGAGCTCACGCGCCTGCCCTACCTGCGCCACTGGTTCCGCACGAAGAGCGCCATCGTGCTCCACCTGAGCAACGGCACGGTGCAGATCAACTTCTTCCAG GACCACACGAAGCTGATCCTATGCCCACTCATGGGTGCCGTGACGTACATCAACGAGCGCCGTGACTTCCGCACCTACAAGATGAGTCTGATCGAGGAGCACGGCTGCTGTAATCAGCTGGCCGCGCGCCTGCGCTACGGCCGCAGCATGGTGGAGAAACTCCTGGCCTGCAAAAGCACAGCCACCACGGCCTCCGCCCGCTAG
- the ern2 gene encoding serine/threonine-protein kinase/endoribonuclease IRE1, whose protein sequence is MDRTRFVCLCLLICLSGPCLQCEGGSSVTLPESLLFVSTLDGSLHAISKQTGDIKWTLKEDPIIQVPVYLQEPGFLPDPNDGSLYVLGYKHKQGLMKLPFTIPELVQSSPCRSSDGILYTGKKQDTWFVVDPQTGEKQTSLSTASSDSICPSAPLLYIGRTEYMITMFDTKTQELRWNATYNDYSAPLYDDQKYDYKMSHFASSSDGLVVTVDRDSGDMLWMQKFDSPVAGVYLWIQDSLRRVPHLTVATETLRYLTFMAQNTHSHPMRWTYQFTQEQHSTKTQLVPSLYVGKMDSHLYASTSLVHEGVTVVPHGLTLARIEGPTTAGVTVGNGRGECEITPSTDVKIPPGSTNPLQNQWLLIGHHEVPPVAHTTMLREFPENLQHSGDVIPPRGSSSAYRPGARPMPRVTRESSSAMLPDSLTSDPVTSFLVTLLLATLLAFLFSYKRQVRKMPRSEPTMDSRLLIDNTSQTSQVLPTGSDVVDSSSAYSVGDRSDHSSSASSDQTRPRSSTQDSVPTTASNFSRDSDDAQPDVVEVGKISFSPSEVLGHGTEGTFVFRGHFDGRHVAVKRILPECVEFAEREVQLLRESDEHPNVIRYFCTERDRQFIYIAIELCAATLQQYVEDPSCPCSGLDPVTLLEQTMFGLNHLHSLNIVHRDLKPRNILLSTPGALGRVRAVISDFGLCKKLPDGRHSFSLRSGIPGTEGWIAPELLSGVEKGNPTSAVDVFSAGCLFYYVVSRGQHPFGDTLRRQANILCGAYSLENFMEDIHEDVVARDLIEMMISADPESRPATASVLKHPFFWRPDKQLQFFQDVSDRIEKEPAESPIVVRLETSGRSVVRTNWRMHISAPLQADLRKFRTYKGNSVRDLLRAMRNKKHHYHELPPEVQAALGEVPEGFVAYFTSRFPRLLLHTHTALSICAPERPFHPYYHN, encoded by the exons ATGGACCGGACAcggtttgtgtgtctctgtctgctTATATGTCTGAGCGGACCGTGTTTACAG tgtgaaGGAGGGAGCTCTGTCACTCTCCCCGAGTCTCTGCTCTTCGTCTCTACGTTAGATGGGAGTCTACACGCCATTAGCAAACAAACTGGAGATATCAAATGGACTCTgaaggaag ATCCAATCATCCAAGTTCCAGTTTACCTGCagga ACCAGGTTTCCTTCCCGACCCCAACGATGGCAGCCTGTACGTGTTAggatataaacacaaacagggTCTAATG AAACTTCCCTTCACTATTCCAGAGCTGGTTCAGTCGTCTCCCTGCAGGAGCTCAGACGGCATCCTGTATACAG gtAAAAAGCAAGACACCTGGTTTGTAGTGGATCCTCAGACAGGTGAGAAACAGACGAGTTTAAGCACTGCGTCCTCTGATTCCATCTGTCCATCGGctcctctcctctacatcgGACGCACAG AGTACATGATCACCATGTTTGACACCAAGACACAGGAACTGCGCTGGAACGCCACCTATAACGATTACTCCGCCCCTCTGTACGATGACCAGAAATACGATTACA AGATGTCCCACTTTGCGTCGAGCAGCGACGGCCTGGTGGTGACGGTGGACCGCGACTCGGGCGACATGCTGTGGATGCAGAAGTTTGACTCCCCGGTAGCCGGAGTTTACCTGTGGATTCAGGACAGCCTGCGGCGAGTGCCTCACCTCACTGTCGCCACGGAAACGCTGCGATATCTCACGTTCATGGCGCAAAACACGCACTCGCACCCCATGAGGTGGACCTACCAGTTTACCCAGGAGCAGCACAGCACCAAAACACAGCTCGT TCCGTCTTTGTACGTAGGGAAAATGGATTCTCACCTCTACGCCTCCACCTCTCTCGTCCATGAAGGAGTCACTGTAGTG CCTCACGGCCTCACGCTGGCACGTATCGAGGGGCCAACGACGGCGGGCGTGACGGTGGGGAATGGGCGGGGCGAGTGTGAGATCACGCCCAGCACCGACGTCAAGATCCCACCGGGAAGCACCAACCCGCTGCAGAACCAGTGGCTACTGATAG gccatCATGAAGTTCCCCCTGTGGCCCACACCACCATGCTGAGAGAATTCCCGGAGAACCTGCAGCACTCCGGTGACGTCATCCCTCCCCGAGGTTCCTCTTCAGCGTATCGGCCCGGAGCGCGCCCA ATGCCCCGAGTGACACGTGAAAGTTCTTCCGCCATGCTGCCGGACtctttgacctctgaccccgTGACCTCGTTCTTGGTGACGCTGCTGCTCGCCACACTGCTAGCGTTCTTGTTCAGCTACAAgcga CAGGTCAGAAAAATGCCCCGATCAGAACCGACGATGGATTCCAGACTCTTAATAGATAACACCAGCCAGACCAGTCAGGTTTTGCCCACAGGAAGTGACGTCGTCGACTCATCGTCGGCTTACAGCGTCGGCGACCGGTCCGATCACAGCAGCTCGGCGTCGTCCGATCAAACCCGGCCTCGCTCGAGCACTCAGGACTCGGTCCCGACAACCGCCTCGAACTTTTCCCGAGATTCAGACG ACGCGCAGCCGGACGTGGTGGAAGTGGGTAAAATCTCCTTCAGCCCTTCTGAAGTGCTGGGACACGGCACAGAGGGGACCTTCGTGTTCAG aggtCACTTTGACGGGCGACACGTAGCAGTGAAGCGTATCCTGCCTGAGTGTGTGGAGTTCGCCGAGCGCGAGGTCCAGCTGCTGCGTGAATCAGACGAGCACCCCAACGTCATCCGCTACTTCTGCACCGAGCGTGACCGTCAGTTCATCTACATCGCCATCGAGCTGTGTGCTGCCACCttacagcag TATGTCGAGGACCCGAGCTGTCCGTGTTCCGGCCTGGATCCCGTGACTCTGCTGGAACAGACGATGTTCGGACTCAATCACCTTCACTCCCTCAACATCG TTCACAGAGACCTGAAGCCTCGGAACATTCTCCTGTCGACGCCGGGAGCGCTCGGCCGGGTGCGAGCCGTCATCTCCGATTTCGGACTGTGTAAAAAGCTTCCGGACGGCCGGCACAGTTTCAGCCTGCGCTCCGGGATCCCAGGAACGGAGGGCTGGATCGCTCCGGAATTACTGAGCGgtgtggagaaaggaaaccCT acgagTGCGGTGGACGTGTTCTCAGCCGGCTGTTTGTTTTATTACGTGGTATCCAGAGGACAGCATCCGTTCGGGGACACGCTGCGGCGTCAAGCTAACATCCTCTGTGGGGCGTACAGTCTGGAGAACTTTATGGAGGATatacacg AGGACGTCGTCGCCAGAGATTTGATCGAAATGATGATCAGTGCAGATCCGGAGTCCCGGCCCGCCACGGCCTCGGTTCTGAAACATCCGTTTTTCTGGAGGCCGGATAAACAGCTGCAGTTCTTCCAG gatgTCAGTGATCGTATAGAAAAGGAGCCAGCAGAGAGCCCTATCGTGGTCCGATTGGAGACGTCGGGCCGATCGGTGGTCCGAACCAACTGGAGAATGCACATCTCGGCGCCTCTACAGGCCG ATCTGAGGAAATTCCGCACGTATAAAGGGAACTCGGTCAGAGACCTGCTCAGAGCTATGAGAAATAAA aagcATCATTACCACGAACTCCCACCTGAGGTTCAAGCGGCGCTCGGTGAAGTCCCAGAAGGCTTTGTGGCGTATTTCACCTCGCGCTTCCCGCGGTtactgctgcacacacacactgcactgagCATCTGCGCTCCTGAGAGACCGTTCCACCCCTATTACcacaactaa